In Gymnogyps californianus isolate 813 chromosome 20, ASM1813914v2, whole genome shotgun sequence, a single window of DNA contains:
- the DOC2B gene encoding double C2-like domain-containing protein beta — MTLRKGEKMTISIQEHMAIDVCPGPIKPIKQISDYFPRFPRGLPAAVGRSSTLRSAVSQPSVSPAEAPREEDEDVDQLFGAYGTTPAEQPAKYQAPEEVVDPEGYESDDCTTLGTLDFSLLYDQENNALHCTINKAKGLKPMDHNGLADPYVKLHLLPGASKANKLRTKTLRNTLNPTWNETLTYYGITDEDMIRKTLRISVCDEDKFRHNEFIGETRIPLKKLKPNQTKNFNICLEKQLPIDKTEDKSLEERGRILISLKYSSQKQGLLVGIIRCAHLAAMDANGYSDPYVKTYLKPDEDKKSKHKTAVKKKTLNPEFNEEFCYEIKHGDLAKKTLEVTVWDYDIGKSNDFIGGVVLGINAKGERLKHWFDCLKNKDKKIERWHTLTNELPGAVLSD, encoded by the exons ATGACACTCcgaaaaggagagaaaatgacCATAAGTATCCAGGAGCACATGGCTATTGACGTCTGCCCCGGCCCCATCAAACCCATCAAGCAGATCTCCGACTACTTCCCCCGCTTCCCCCGCGGGCTCCCCGCCGCCGTCGGCCGCAGCAGCACCCTGCGCTCCGCCGTCAGCCAGCCCTCCGTCAGCCCCGCCGAGGCCCCCCGTGAAGAGGACGAGGACGTGGACCAGCTTTTCGGGGCGTATGGCACGACACCCGCCGAGCAGCCGGCCAAGTACCAAGCACCTGAGGAGGTGGTGGACCCTGAGGGCTACGAGTCCGACGACTGCA CCACGCTGGGGACGCTGGATTTCAGCTTGCTCTATGATCAAGAAAACAACGCTCTCCACTGCACGATCAATAAAGCCAAG GGCCTGAAGCCGATGGACCATAATGGTTTGGCCGATCCGTACGTCAAATTGCACTTGCTTCCCGGAGCCAGTAAG GCGAATAAGCTGAGAACCAAAACGCTGCGCAACACGCTGAACCCCACCTGGAACGAGACGCTCACCTACTACGGCATCACCGACGAGGACATGATCCGCAAGACCCTGCG GATCTCGGTCTGCGATGAGGACAAGTTCCGCCACAACGAGTTCATTGGGGAGACGCGGATCCCGCTGAAGAAACTGAAGCCCAACCAGACCAAAAACTTCAACATCtgcctggagaagcagctgccG ATAGATAAAACAGAGGACAAGTCGCTGGAGGAGCGCGGCCGGATCCTCATCTCCCTCAAGTACAGCTCGCAGAagcaggggctgctggtgggCATCATCCGCTGCGCCCACCTGGCCGCCATGGACGCCAatggctactccgacccctaCGTCAAAAC TTACTTGAAACCAGATGAGGACAAGAAATCAAAGCATAAGACAGCGGTGAAGAAGAAGACGCTGAACCCCGAGTTCAATGAG GAGTTTTGCTATGAGATAAAGCACGGCGACCTGGCGAAAAAGACCTTGGAAGTCACAGTGTGGGACTACGATATTGGGAAATCAAACGATTTCATAG GTGGAGTCGTGTTAGGAATTAATGCCAAAGGCGAGCGGCTGAAGCACTGGTTCGACTGCCTGAAAaacaaggacaagaaaatcGAGCGCTGGCACACACTAACGAACGAGCTGCCGGGGGCTGTCCTCAGCGACTGA